Proteins encoded in a region of the Wolbachia endosymbiont (group A) of Anomoia purmunda genome:
- a CDS encoding type VI secretion protein → MQLKVPAINHKLEKKNNLALLESIDLDFIPYACHYDEETILTKQGELLKIIKLEDYSSVDNYSDLRTEIRKSISKNINSLYFTVWIHTVRKRNKLSLKWNKTEDFSDKLHSARFDKLTDSKLRYINELYIVILFSDFGKHTNNSFFFNRIKNKHKLSLQESHQELQKITDLIQNDLGPFGAKKLGLRFSEGKIYSEMIEFLHYIVTLTHKDYPIHEGDLSQYIRNFKVAFGFNTFQTIFENQQKFGSIFSIKEYREIPLGNIDRCLQLESEFIITEIMIFTSNSKAIKEFNKQINMLQISEDNTLLKSSGIEEIIELEKTSSIDFCQQKIIFTIFADDRNKLAKNISDLSSIMSLVGFMIFRTDLHMESHFWAQLPGNFTFITQPKNILAKYACSFAMLHDFTSGTLKGGRWKEAVTVFFSKEGNPYFFNFHGKRNNGHTTILGAPNSGRTSLINFLLSESRKFNPRIVILDNTGKSIIFTKAVSGKYYIIDPKYKDKSLKFNPLNIEDSASNRNMLVELIKRMVADTSLVDVEEKIRKIVDSIFAIPKESRSISQISEVLLLLGGKINRWCDGGEFAYLFQDGDESDIDWETKIISLNTANLTKQKECMSVILYYFLYSFEAKCDGSPAILVLDEAWEISNIFPTEKEFDNWMQRMTELNVVVILSTENLNLAFASKFTQYLDKHVDTRILMPNVNANRLYMKAFSLSKEELNIILQTPTQEGLFLIKQYKGLVTLNLDLKDMQEIHVLSANKETIKYMYEAIKEKGEEVNEWLPVFYEKCKA, encoded by the coding sequence ATGCAGCTAAAAGTACCAGCAATTAACCATAAGCTTGAGAAAAAGAACAACTTAGCATTACTAGAAAGCATTGATTTAGATTTTATTCCTTATGCTTGTCACTACGATGAAGAAACTATACTAACAAAACAGGGGGAATTGTTAAAAATAATCAAGTTAGAAGATTATTCTTCTGTTGATAATTACAGCGACCTTAGAACTGAAATTAGAAAAAGTATATCAAAAAATATTAATAGCCTATATTTTACCGTTTGGATTCATACCGTTAGAAAGCGCAATAAGTTGAGCTTAAAATGGAATAAAACTGAAGACTTCTCTGATAAGCTACATTCAGCGCGGTTTGATAAACTCACTGATAGTAAATTACGGTATATAAATGAATTATATATTGTAATATTGTTTAGCGATTTTGGCAAGCATACTAATAATTCATTTTTTTTTAATAGAATAAAGAATAAGCATAAGCTGTCTTTACAGGAAAGCCACCAAGAGTTGCAAAAGATAACTGACTTAATTCAAAATGATTTAGGACCTTTTGGAGCTAAAAAACTGGGTCTAAGGTTTAGTGAAGGTAAAATATATTCTGAAATGATAGAATTTCTCCACTATATTGTTACATTAACGCACAAAGATTATCCAATACATGAAGGGGACCTGTCGCAATATATTAGAAATTTTAAAGTAGCTTTTGGTTTCAATACGTTTCAAACAATCTTTGAGAATCAACAGAAATTTGGCTCTATTTTCAGCATAAAGGAATACCGAGAAATCCCCTTAGGCAATATAGATAGGTGCTTGCAGCTTGAATCTGAATTTATCATTACAGAAATAATGATATTTACTAGTAATAGTAAGGCAATAAAAGAATTTAACAAACAAATTAACATGCTGCAAATTAGTGAGGATAATACCTTACTTAAAAGCTCAGGAATTGAAGAAATAATAGAGCTTGAAAAGACCTCTAGTATAGACTTCTGCCAACAGAAAATTATTTTTACAATATTTGCAGACGATAGGAATAAGTTAGCCAAAAATATTAGTGATTTATCTTCTATAATGTCATTAGTTGGCTTCATGATATTTAGAACTGATTTACATATGGAAAGTCATTTTTGGGCACAACTTCCGGGCAATTTTACTTTCATTACACAACCAAAAAATATATTAGCAAAATATGCTTGCAGTTTTGCTATGCTGCATGATTTTACGTCAGGTACATTAAAAGGAGGAAGGTGGAAAGAAGCGGTAACAGTTTTTTTCTCAAAAGAAGGAAATCCTTACTTCTTTAATTTCCATGGAAAAAGAAATAATGGCCATACTACGATACTTGGAGCTCCAAATTCAGGCAGAACTTCACTCATTAATTTCCTATTATCAGAATCAAGAAAGTTTAACCCAAGAATTGTCATATTGGATAACACTGGAAAGTCGATAATTTTTACTAAAGCAGTGAGTGGTAAATATTATATAATCGATCCGAAGTATAAGGACAAAAGCCTAAAATTTAATCCACTAAACATTGAAGATAGTGCTTCCAATCGCAATATGTTGGTTGAACTGATCAAAAGAATGGTAGCCGATACGAGCTTGGTGGACGTAGAAGAAAAGATAAGAAAAATTGTAGATTCTATATTTGCTATACCCAAGGAATCACGTTCTATTTCACAAATTTCTGAGGTGCTCTTGCTCCTTGGGGGTAAGATAAATAGATGGTGTGATGGTGGTGAGTTTGCTTACTTATTTCAAGATGGTGATGAATCAGATATTGACTGGGAAACAAAAATTATATCTCTCAACACCGCAAACCTTACAAAACAAAAGGAATGTATGTCCGTGATACTTTACTATTTTTTATATTCTTTTGAGGCAAAATGTGATGGCTCGCCTGCAATACTTGTTTTGGATGAAGCATGGGAGATAAGTAATATTTTTCCTACAGAGAAAGAGTTTGATAACTGGATGCAAAGAATGACGGAACTAAATGTTGTAGTAATCCTAAGTACTGAAAATTTAAATCTCGCATTTGCTAGCAAATTTACTCAATATTTAGATAAACATGTTGATACAAGAATCTTGATGCCGAACGTCAATGCAAATAGATTATACATGAAAGCATTTTCTCTATCGAAAGAGGAGCTGAATATAATTCTGCAGACGCCAACACAGGAAGGTTTATTTTTGATAAAACAGTACAAAGGATTAGTAACCTTAAATCTGGATTTGAAGGATATGCAAGAAATACATGTACTTTCAGCTAACAAAGAGACTATAAAGTATATGTATGAGGCAATAAAAGAAAAAGGAGAAGAAGTTAATGAGTGGTTACCGGTGTTTTATGAGAAGTGTAAAGCTTAA
- a CDS encoding NAD(P)H-dependent flavin oxidoreductase → MLSSLWKKGTDFLGSEFAIMGGAMSWVSERNLVSAISNAGGFGVIACGAMFPDLLKKEIIETQQLTNKPFGVNLITMHPKLSELIDVCIETKVSHIVLAGGLPTKPNIEKIKGAGIKVMCFAPALSLAKRLVKMGVDALIIEGMEAGGHIGPVSTSVLAQEILPHFKNEQIPVFVAGGIGRGEMIVNYLEMGVSGCQIGTLFVCTNESIAHKNFKEVFIKSAARNAIPSVQISADFPVIPVRAIANKASDDFMRRQKEVIDEYQKGQISKEDGQLEIEKFWAGALRRAVIEGDVETGSLMAGQSVGMVDREKPVKEVVDMLVQQASNHIERKSVEVESPESK, encoded by the coding sequence ATGTTAAGTAGCCTCTGGAAAAAAGGAACAGATTTTCTTGGTAGTGAGTTTGCGATAATGGGTGGTGCTATGAGCTGGGTTTCAGAGAGGAATTTGGTTTCAGCAATCTCAAACGCTGGCGGCTTTGGTGTAATTGCATGTGGTGCAATGTTTCCAGACTTGCTAAAAAAAGAAATCATAGAGACGCAGCAATTAACTAACAAGCCATTTGGTGTAAACCTAATTACTATGCACCCAAAGTTGAGTGAGTTGATAGATGTGTGCATTGAAACGAAAGTGAGCCACATAGTTCTTGCCGGTGGACTGCCAACAAAGCCTAATATAGAAAAAATCAAGGGTGCGGGCATTAAAGTTATGTGCTTTGCACCAGCATTAAGCCTTGCGAAAAGGTTAGTAAAAATGGGAGTAGATGCATTAATAATAGAAGGGATGGAAGCAGGCGGGCACATAGGGCCAGTTAGCACTTCTGTTCTTGCACAAGAAATATTGCCTCATTTTAAAAATGAACAAATACCAGTGTTTGTCGCAGGTGGAATAGGCAGAGGTGAAATGATAGTTAATTACTTAGAAATGGGAGTAAGTGGCTGTCAAATAGGTACATTATTTGTCTGCACTAATGAGTCAATTGCCCACAAAAATTTTAAGGAAGTGTTTATTAAATCAGCCGCACGTAATGCAATACCTTCTGTACAGATAAGTGCTGATTTTCCTGTAATTCCAGTAAGAGCTATAGCCAACAAAGCAAGCGATGACTTCATGAGGCGTCAAAAAGAAGTTATTGATGAATATCAAAAGGGACAGATCTCAAAAGAAGATGGGCAGCTTGAAATAGAAAAGTTCTGGGCTGGAGCTTTAAGAAGAGCGGTGATTGAAGGAGATGTTGAAACTGGATCTCTGATGGCTGGCCAAAGTGTTGGCATGGTTGATAGGGAAAAGCCTGTAAAAGAAGTAGTGGATATGTTAGTTCAACAGGCAAGCAATCATATTGAACGCAAATCTGTAGAAGTAGAAAGCCCAGAAAGCAAATAG
- a CDS encoding cytochrome b, with product MEDNKYSLGLRVIHWLMAVFIIGMLCSGLYMKSLPLSNEIKFNIYAIHKACGITILGLIIVRIFFRVFTYVPPLPANFSRFVINASKTVHFGLYSLMVLMPLSGYVMSSASGKKIKYFFHIPLLINQNKDLANTANQLHSMLACFMVLFIILHILGALKHTFIDKQNIFKRMI from the coding sequence ATGGAAGATAATAAATATAGCCTAGGTTTAAGAGTTATCCATTGGTTGATGGCTGTTTTTATTATCGGTATGCTTTGCTCTGGACTTTATATGAAAAGCTTACCACTTAGCAATGAAATTAAGTTCAACATATACGCTATTCATAAGGCTTGCGGTATCACTATTCTTGGATTAATCATAGTACGCATATTTTTTCGCGTCTTTACTTATGTTCCACCACTTCCAGCAAATTTTTCTCGGTTTGTAATCAATGCAAGTAAAACAGTACACTTTGGTTTATATTCTTTGATGGTGCTAATGCCACTATCTGGCTATGTTATGTCTTCTGCTTCTGGCAAAAAGATCAAGTATTTTTTTCATATCCCTTTGTTGATTAATCAAAACAAAGACCTAGCTAACACGGCTAATCAGCTACATTCGATGCTTGCATGTTTTATGGTACTCTTTATAATCTTACATATACTTGGCGCTTTGAAACACACATTTATAGATAAACAAAACATTTTTAAACGTATGATATAG